In Vibrio quintilis, the DNA window GTGATTCTCTTGCATATCTTCCCAACTTAACATAAGCATCTTTACCAATATCAACAAACTGCTTTGCATGAGTAGCTTCGTGAAAAGCTTCATACTCAGTCACTCCTTTGCGAAGGTAAATTGCTTTTTTAGCCCAATCAAAACCTCCCCGAACATTTTGGGGTAAAGTTTTATCACCATTTTTAACAATAACAACATCAACCCCTATAGTTTTCATTTCAGCTTTATATGCTTGAAGTTTTTTCCTCGTTAAAGGCTTACTTTGCAAAAATCCACTGTGCCCGGCCACAGCTCTTCCATCACCAATAGCATCCAGAGTATCACCCTGCGATTTTACCTCAACCCCAGGCGCTTCCCCCTTCGCCTTCTTCGTCAGCGCTTCCGGAATAAACGGCGGACACGTCCAGACCGCATCGGCCGCTTCTGCAAGCGGGGTGATTTTCAGATAAGTGGCTTTTTCCTGTGCGCTGTCTTTACCGCAATCAAATGTCTCACCTTTATAAGGCGTATCGCCGATAAATACATCGCCTGAACCAGCGGCGACTGAGCCGCCGCAGTTGATGGCATCGCCGACCCGTGCTGCGGGTTTACCGTTGATAGACACATTCGATGAACCGGCATTGATGGCGCGCCCGTGAACCCCGTGTGGCACCTGAGGGCAGGGACACGCATGCAGCAGCACCGTGTCTCCCTTACGTGCTGCCGGCTTGCCGTTAATTGAAACGTCCGGACTGCCTGCCACAATCGGTGTTGCAGGGAAACAGCCATGCCCGGAGCAACTGTCTCCTAATCTTCCTGCTTTTGACCTTTATCTTCCCCTAAATCATTGGCGTTGCAGCAAGGCGACAAATGAACGAACCCCATGAGCTTAGAAGCACTAAGTGATTGGGGTGAGTGAATGCAGACAACGCAGCGGCAGCGTCAAGGATGACGGGGAACATCCTTGTGTCAGGGGCTTCTGGCTCCTGCGGCTTATCCGTTTCATCCGGTTTGACCATCTTCGGCGCAGTCCCTTTACCCGGAGAACCACCTTCGTTGATTTTCACTTTCGAGCCGGAAATCGTCACACCGCCGCTGTCAATTTTAACAAAACCACCCAGCCCTTTAATTGTCAGTTTAAACCAACGTCCGATGTGAAATTTCAGAATAAATTTTACATAAAAAATAAACATTAAGATTTCATATATTTCAAGGACAGGCTAGCTTCTTCAGCAACTCCCGGACTCTTACTCGACATATACTTCAATAATAACTTTTCTGCATCCTGACTGGAGCAATATTTTAAAGACTCAGCAATATTGTTTGCCGGGTCCGGGATTGACGGGGGCAGGTTTATAAAAGATTGGATAGCAGACCACCCTTTTTTGGCATCAAATCTAGCTAATACTGGTAAAAGCTGGCTAGCCTGATAAGGCTTTTGATTAGATAATGTACTTTGAATCACATTCTCAATTAGATCCGCCAATTCAATATAATTTGTTTTCAGTAAAACATATTTCAGCTTAGACTCAAAAAAATATTTTGGATAAATAGATAACAGCTTTTTCAATATAGTAATGATTTTATCCTCATCCCCATCAGACAAGCTGTATAAATATATGGCATAGGCTAACTCATCATAAACATTATCTTCATCTGTTATTCTATGTGACTCAAACCCAGATTCATGAATCTTTTCTTCATCAACTAAAGAATCAAGAAATTTAACACCAGATTCATTTCCCCAGGCACTCAATACAAGCATTGCCTGATATGAAACGAATGTATCAGAAGAATCAAGCAAACCTAATAGTTCTGGAACTCTATCCTCAAGAGGAGGGTCAAGTAACTGCACTTCATCAAGCCCAACATCATCACCAAATTCATCGGTGTATAATAAGCGATATTCTTTTGAGTCAATGGGTATCATAAATTCCTCTGCTCATGTTATATAATCAATAATAACTTTTAATTACCAAACCAGAATAATCAGATAAAATCCATTGCGACCTAAATATATATATTACAATCAGAGTCTTCTGCAGAGATTTTTAAGTAATAGGAAATAATTTTATTCCCTCTATGTTTATCAAAATCAGCTAAATGATGGCGTTGCAGTAGTATGATTAAAATAATAAATCACCATTTAACATTTTAATACTACTTAAAAAAGCCAGATTTCCGGCCTTTAATGTTAAAAAATTATTAAACTTCATGCCAATAACGAGAAAAATCCTCTGGTAATCTTTCCCATGATTTAATCTGATTAATCACCTGAATATCCAAATCCTCATATTCCTGACTATCAGAATCAACATTACAAAGCCAGATGTAATTCTCATCCCGTTTAAAGTCAATTTCAATCTCACCTTCAGGTGTCAACATAAAGCGAGCTTTATTCCATCTTCACTACGCTGCATGATGTGATACAGTGCAAAAAAAGCCTCCTCACATTTTGTATTATGATCTACCCCGTCTGCAAGTGTCACATCAGCATCTTCAGTGATCACGGGTATACAATTACCATATTAGGCGCCATTAAAGGAGAAATGTTCAGATCACAGCCAACAACACCAAATTTATTGGTTATAAAAAATAATCAATCTTCTTCAGAATAATATATCCATTCGTAAGATGATGATGGACTTCCGTCTTTAAAAAATATTTCTATAACAGAGAGTAATATATTTATGTCTTTTGCAACTTGATAATCAGGCCAGTAGTTTCCAGCTATATCTATTTTAAAATCGTTAACTTCATCATTTTTAAATATGTATTCTTCATCTTCATCTACAAAAATTGACATGTGATAATGACCAGGCTTAGCAATCACATCCATATGTGTAAATTCTTCTTCGGGCCCATTCAGAGACAAAAACTCTATTTCACCCATGTCGATTAATTGAATCAATTTAGTAACTTCATCCCAAGAAGGCTTATCTATACATTTCTTTACTTCCTCATTCGTTTGTCTATAGTAAATACAAGAAATATATGAAGTTATTTGGGCCATCTCAGACCTCCTTTTTTAGTTGGCTTAAAATCCTTCGGCTCATTAAATGAAACTATTCCTGTTGGTTGGTGAACTTCTAAACTATCTAATTCAAGTTTCAAAGCCATTTTCTTCAAATCTGATTGACAAAAACTACAGGCATCTTGTCCATAAATAGTCAATATTGCCTTCCCCCCACGATTGTTCGATTCATATGACTGAAATAGTGCACCAATTTCAGCATGTGCACTTGATGTAGTATTATTTGGTTTACCTGCTAATGCTCTTTTTTCATTATATATAGGCAGCTTTTTCTCTATATTATTTTTTTATTTCTTGCTGTCTGATTGACATCATAGAAAATTTGCCCATTGTGTTCTAATATAGCCTCAACTTTCAAGTTTTCTTCAACAACACCATGCTTCTTTCGTAACTCTGCTTTTTTATCGGTATACTTATCTTGTCTGTTGCTTACTTTAGCTGACTTATCTGATTGCTTCTGTGTACTATTTTTCTCATTTCCAACCTCAACCCCAGGATCCTCCCCCTTAGCCTTCTTCGTCAGCGCTTCCGGAATAAACGGCGGACACGTCCAGACCGCATCCCCTGTGTGTCAACCTGCTATTGAACCACCCGCTTTTGAGATAACATACAAATCAGGGTGAAAAAGGAGTTCATGATGCCAAAGAACACAACGGTTGAGCCGCAGGTCAATCCCTCTCCGGAGCTGGAAAAGAAAACCCGCCGTATCTTTACGACCGAATACAAGCTTTCCATTATACAACAGGCCGATGCCTGTAAACATGGCGAGGTTGGTGCCTTACTCCGGCGGGAAAAGCTTTACTCAAATCAGCTTTCACAATGGCGGAAAGAATTCGCTGAGAACGGCATCAAAGGGCTCGAAAAATCAGCCCCCGGTCCTGCGTCAGCAAAAACTCCCGAGCAAAAACGCATTGAGCTCTTAGAGAAAGAGAACGCCCGTCTTCGTCATCAGATTGAGGTAAAAGACGGTTGTCTCTCGCTCCAAAAAAAAGCCTTGGCGTTGATAGAAGCGATGGAACAAGAGAACAAATCATGACGCTGGCGCAACATCCCTTACCTGCATTTGTCTCCCAAAGGCTCGCCTGCCAGGTGCTTAACGTCAACCGCAATACATTAAGACGTTATATCCGGGGTGTTCAGTTTTGTGGCCCTTTGCCCCGGATTCACCGCTCCCGGAAACACGCGCGCCAGCCCAGAGCATTAAGCGATACAGAAAGAGAAACAGTGAAATCGGTGATGCTCAGTGAAACTTATTGTAACCAACCGCCGGTGCAGATTTATTATGACCTGTTGCAGCAAGGGCAATATCTGTGCTCAGTCAGCACCATGCACCGGCTCTTACGTGAAGATAATCTTCATGGTGAACGCCGGGCACAGCGGCCAGCGCAGTCTCACATGGTTCCCCGTCTGGTGGCTCAACATCCCAATCAGGTCTGGACCTGGGATATCACCAAATTACCCACTCAAAAGCGGGGAGAATATTTATCACTTTATGTCGTGATGGATTTATTTAGCCGTTACATTGTTGCCTGGATGCTATCGCGCAAGGAAAACAGTGCGTTAGCATCCCAGCTAATGGAAGAAGCAATCACCCGTTATGACCTTGAATCAAGCGGTTTAACCCTTCATCAGGACAGAGGCGCGCCGATGACTGCCCATTGTTATCTGGATTTGCTGTCTGAGCTTGCAGTCACCGCCAGCCACAGTCGTCCGCGGGTCAGTAATGACAACCCATTTAGTGAATCACAATTTAAAACACTCAAATATCAACCAGATTATCCCCGTCGTTTTGAAGATTATGGGCATGCGAATCGTTGGTGTCAGGACTATGTAACATGGTACAACACCTGTCATTATCACAGCCAGTTAGGTGGCTTTACACCGGAGCATGTTTTTACAGGAAGATATACAGAGGAGGCAGTGACACGTCAGGCGGGTCTTGATGCCGCTTATGCTGCACACCCGGAGCGTTTTGCTAAAGGTGCCCCCAAAGTCGCGATGCCAGCCAAAGAAGTGAGTATTAATCCGGTACCGGAAGATGCTGATAGTGAAGTGATAGAAAAAGGTGTGAATTTCCCAACCTTATCCAGCGTCACGAGAAATGCAATTTAATTATTTTCCGGGTGGTGCAAAACAGGTTGACACGTTCCGCATCGGCCGCTTCTGCAAGCGGGGTGATTTTCAGATAAGTGGCTTTTTCCTTTTACCGCAATCAAATGTCTCACCTTTATAAGGCGTATCGCCGATAAATACATCGCCTGAACCAGCGGCGACTGAGCCGCCGCAGTTGATGGCATCGCCGACCCGTGCTGCGGGTTTACCGTTGATAGACACATTCGATGAACCGGCATTGATGGCGCGCCCGTGAACCCCGTGTGGCACCTGAGGGCAGGGACACGCATGCAGCAGCACCGTGTCTCCCTTACGTGCTGCCGGCTTGCCGTTAATTGAAACGTCCGGACTGCCTGCCACAATCGGTGTTGCAGGGAAACAGCCATGCCCGGAGCAACTGTCTCCTAATCTTCCTGCTTTTGACCTTCGGATTCCCCCTAAATCCCCGGAACGTGTCAACCTGTTTTGCACCACCCGGAAAATAATTAAATTGCATTTCTCGTGACGCTGGATAAGGTTGGGAAATTCACACCTTTTTCTATCACTTCACTATCAGCATCTTCCGGTACCGGATTAATACTCACTTCTTTGGCTGGCATCGCGACTTTGGGGGCACCTTTAGCAAAACGCTCCGGGTGTGCAGCATAAGCGGCATCAAGACCCGCCTGACGTGTCACTGCCTCCTCTGTATATCTTCCTGTAAAAACATGCTCCGGTGTAAAGCCACCTAACTGGCTGTGATAATGACAGGTGTTGTACCATGTTACATAGTCCTGACACCAACGATTCGCATGCCCATAATCTTCAAAACGACGGGGATAATCTGGTTGATATTTGAGTGTTTTAAATTGTGATTCACTAAATGGGTTGTCATTACTGACCCGCGGACGACTGTGGCTGGCGGTGACTGCAAGCTCAGACAGCAAATCCAGATAACAATGGGCAGTCATCGGCGCGCCTCTGTCCTGATGAAGGGTTAAACCGCTTGATTCAAGGTCATAACGGGTGATTGCTTCTTCCATTAGCTGGGATGCTAACGCACTGTTTTCCTTGCGCGATAGCATCCAGGCAACAATGTAACGGCTAAATAAATCCATCACGACATAAAGTGATAAATATTCTCCCCGCTTTTGAGTGGGTAATTTGGTGATATCCCAGGTCCAGACCTGATTGGGATGTTGAGCCACCAGACGGGGAACCATGTGAGACTGCGCTGGCCGCTGTGCCCGGCGTTCACCATGAAGATTATCTTCACGTAAGAGCCGGTGCATGGTGCTGACTGAGCACAGATATTGCCCTTGCTGCAACAGGTCATAATAAATCTGCACCGGCGGTTGGTTACAATAAGTTTCACTGAGCATCACCGATTTCACTGTTTCTCTTTCTGTATCGCTTAATGCTCTGGGCTGGCGCGCGTGTTTCCGGGAGCGGT includes these proteins:
- a CDS encoding zincin-like metallopeptidase toxin domain-containing protein — protein: MAGHSGFLQSKPLTRKKLQAYKAEMKTIGVDVVIVKNGDKTLPQNVRGGFDWAKKAIYLRKGVTEYEAFHEATHAKQFVDIGKDAYVKLGRYARESHGFKNIFKNRHKFTYEERRHALEYMRALKEQYQFGRINSERLKLISEEKAIQLAVEKLYSEGIEYIEDTAKAIYRNRKLPVGAEKKGWVI
- a CDS encoding DUF6911 family protein; translated protein: MAQITSYISCIYYRQTNEEVKKCIDKPSWDEVTKLIQLIDMGEIEFLSLNGPEEEFTHMDVIAKPGHYHMSIFVDEDEEYIFKNDEVNDFKIDIAGNYWPDYQVAKDINILLSVIEIFFKDGSPSSSYEWIYYSEED
- a CDS encoding cytidine deaminase-like fold-containing protein; amino-acid sequence: MEKKLPIYNEKRALAGKPNNTTSSAHAEIGALFQSYESNNRGGKAILTIYGQDACSFCQSDLKKMALKLELDSLEVHQPTGIVSFNEPKDFKPTKKGGLRWPK
- a CDS encoding transposase, coding for MMPKNTTVEPQVNPSPELEKKTRRIFTTEYKLSIIQQADACKHGEVGALLRREKLYSNQLSQWRKEFAENGIKGLEKSAPGPASAKTPEQKRIELLEKENARLRHQIEVKDGCLSLQKKALALIEAMEQENKS
- a CDS encoding IS3 family transposase — its product is MTLAQHPLPAFVSQRLACQVLNVNRNTLRRYIRGVQFCGPLPRIHRSRKHARQPRALSDTERETVKSVMLSETYCNQPPVQIYYDLLQQGQYLCSVSTMHRLLREDNLHGERRAQRPAQSHMVPRLVAQHPNQVWTWDITKLPTQKRGEYLSLYVVMDLFSRYIVAWMLSRKENSALASQLMEEAITRYDLESSGLTLHQDRGAPMTAHCYLDLLSELAVTASHSRPRVSNDNPFSESQFKTLKYQPDYPRRFEDYGHANRWCQDYVTWYNTCHYHSQLGGFTPEHVFTGRYTEEAVTRQAGLDAAYAAHPERFAKGAPKVAMPAKEVSINPVPEDADSEVIEKGVNFPTLSSVTRNAI
- a CDS encoding PAAR domain-containing protein; this encodes MRRSKAGRLGDSCSGHGCFPATPIVAGSPDVSINGKPAARKGDTVLLHACPCPQVPHGVHGRAINAGSSNVSINGKPAARVGDAINCGGSVAAGSGDVFIGDTPYKGETFDCGKRKKPLI
- a CDS encoding IS3 family transposase — its product is MTLAQHPLPAFVSQRLACQVLNVNRNTLRRYIRGVQFCGPLPRIHRSRKHARQPRALSDTERETVKSVMLSETYCNQPPVQIYYDLLQQGQYLCSVSTMHRLLREDNLHGERRAQRPAQSHMVPRLVAQHPNQVWTWDITKLPTQKRGEYLSLYVVMDLFSRYIVAWMLSRKENSALASQLMEEAITRYDLESSGLTLHQDRGAPMTAHCYLDLLSELAVTASHSRPRVSNDNPFSESQFKTLKYQPDYPRRFEDYGHANRWCQDYVTWYNTCHYHSQLGGFTPEHVFTGRYTEEAVTRQAGLDAAYAAHPERFAKGAPKVAMPAKEVSINPVPEDADSEVIEKGVNFPTLSSVTRNAI